From Cardiocondyla obscurior isolate alpha-2009 linkage group LG09, Cobs3.1, whole genome shotgun sequence, one genomic window encodes:
- the LOC139105446 gene encoding uncharacterized protein has product MLVTRSLVYLLVGFNALAAHADRNTEGNVNATGDVTEGTIDEDQRKVYDECRNPDYKKYVKCLMRPKRHGHHTSHGDGSPDTDPAHCLEACLKKCDHDHHLDHECEKKCSHCTKKTRHRHQIITEYETECVSGNCSPSENGNGNGNGDGLRTTNITTNIGINNIINPYAKINGSNGGFPPYPPYPPNQPSCCPPGSTCPNSPPCSSGSALSIPIVPQISLVPQITYGVGIGAAGGCAYNQWLCIQQPGVQLPSGKLDCSGCGNPVLRYRCDVNCYATHTTATKSSCTSPDCVGGST; this is encoded by the exons ATGCTAGTGACGCGCTCGCTCGTGTACCTTCTCGTCGGTTTCAACGCGCTTGCGGCGCACGCCGATAGGAACACCGAGGGAAACGTTAACGCCACCGGGGATGTTACCGAAGGCACGATCGACGAGGACCAGCGGAAGGTATACGACGAATGCCGGAATCCGGACTACAAGAAGTACGTCAAGTGCCTGATGCGGCCGAAGAGGCACGGACATCACACGAGCCACGGAGACGGATCACCGGATACTG ATCCCGCTCACTGTCTGGAAGCGTGTCTGAAAAAGTGCGACCACGATCATCACTTGGACCACGAATGCGAGAAGAAGTGCAGCCACTGCACGAAGAAGACCAGGCACAGGCACCAGATCATTACGGAATACGAGACGGAGTGTGTCTCGGGAAACTGCAGTCCATCTGAGAATGGAAACGGAAACGGAAACGGAGATGGGTTAAGGACCACGAATATAACGACGAACATCGGCATTAACAATATCATTAACCCCTACGCAAAGATTAACGGTAGCAACGGAGGGTTCCCTCCGTACCCTCCGTACCCTCCGAATCAACCGAGCTGCTGCC CACCCGGTAGTACCTGCCCCAACAGCCCACCCTGCTCTTCTGGATCCGCACTTTCGATTCCAATAGTACCTCAAATCTCGCTGGTGCCGCAAATCACGTACGGAGTCGGAATCGGGGCTGCGGGCGGGTGCGCGTATAATCAGTGGCTCTGCATTCAGCAGCCCGGTGTCCAG CTTCCAAGCGGAAAGCTCGACTGCTCTGGATGCGGCAATCCCGTCTTACGCTACAGATGTGACGTAAACTGTTACGCAACGCACACCACGGCAACAAAGTCGTCTTGCACGAGCCCAGATTGCGTTGGCG gcTCCACGTAA